A window of Daphnia pulicaria isolate SC F1-1A chromosome 4, SC_F0-13Bv2, whole genome shotgun sequence genomic DNA:
CACATGACAATCAGAGCTTAAATTCAATCAGATTTGACagccaattattttaaaaaaattcagatgcCATTTCTCCCATCTGTTTGGCACCTGCCACCGAACCCCTTCACGCCGGAGATCCTCTTCACGTCAGTGGATGGGGAAAACCATCAGATGGTAATAATATTCAAGCTTATTAAATGTCATTCTGAGTTTCtgacaattaattttaattgttgaACAGCTGCGACTGGCATTTCCCCAGTTCTTCGCGAAGTCGATGTCGTTGGAATAACCAATCAGGAGTGCGTCGCTGCTTACAGCGTTCTCACCATCAGGGATAGCAACATTTGCGTCTCCACCCTCGGTGGCAAGAGCTCTTGCAACGTGAGACACCCGAATTATTTCATTATACAattataaaacattttcaattaaatgtaatttgtattcaaaatttttaaaatatagggTGACTCTGGCGGTCCTCTCTCGTTCATCAACAACGGCGTTTATAACCAGGTGGGTGTTGTCAGCTTCGGATCGAACCAAGGATGCGAACTCGAAATTCCCGCCGGATTCGCCCGCGTTTCCAGCTTCACCGACTGGATTTCCTCCGTCACCGGCTTGGTTATTTAAAGTTGCGTCATAGCATGTGCTTTATACCACGATTTTTCGTTGCCTCTCTTCcgctgtaaaaaaataaataaatagttaCTTCAATGTCACAATAGATTCAATGTCTGGATTATTGCTCAGCACAACTCTTCCGCCTTCCGGattaatacaaatttttaaaatctaatttgaaatgattcgTCTGTGTGAAATACAACGTCTCCTATCATAAAAGTGATTCAAGATTGATAAAGAATCGATCCTTAATCAGCCTGGGCTTTATTTACAGTGTAAACAATAAACATTGGCCATGCAGTAATCTCGAATATAATCTCTGGACATGTTGACTGAATCCCTTgacgaggaaaaaaacaaataaacaaattgtttACGCCGTTATTATTATCAGTGTCTAGAGTAAAGTCTATAAAAAGATTATTTTGCCTTCGTACTTTTTTCCCAATGTTTGAAcccaaaataaaccaaatgaaTTTTTGGACGCTAATCAACTCTCGAACTTATATATCCAATTataaatgttcatttacaGCTCGCTTAATTATACAAGCAGACTGCTTGTCCTTGACATATATTATATGAGCAACCAGATCGTAAAAATAAACTCTGCACAATAAAgctcaaaacaaaagataattGACTTGTTATTGAATTGTACATCGCTGAGAAAGTTACgtaaaatattgattttctatttgtcATATGGTACCACACTTGAAACCGACCTTTGCGTCGGTTCAAATATAGTTATTTGTTGATTTTACTTACGTAAATATCCTTGGCctaatggggggggggggtgggaagaaagagatttaTTTGACATGAAATTCTTATCtcgaaatgatttgatttataCTTGGATCCAGTGTTTATCCAAGTCGCAGGTATTTAAGGGTAGCATAGTCAAGCGGAGATCGATTCGTGTTTTGATCGTATCACCACACTAACCATGAAGGTCTTTGCCATTGTTTTCGTAGCCATTGCCGTCGCTCAGGTAAACGTTCAATAATttcaatcaacaatttttattttgagggggttaaatattattctttgaattttataggcGTCTGGTCTGGACTTGTCCAAGTACCAGCCCCGTTCGGTCCTGTACCCCCGTGCCCCAGTCGAGAACGCCAACAGGTGGGTGCCCCCAAAGGTTGCCCCTACCGTCGACACCCGCGGTAAGTCAAACCTACTCAAATGGAATgcattcaaatgattttataCAGGTGTAATGATTGATTTCAGGCTTCTGCGGACAGGTCCAGAGTGACCCAAGCCGTATCGTCGGAGGAACTGAGGCCGTCCCCCACTCTGCCCCATGGTAAGACAATTtctatcatttaaaaaaatgctcaTTCCTGAATgtcaatcaaatcatttcaattgaaTCCAACAGGCAAGTGGCTATTTTCATCGATGGCCAGTACTTTTGCGGAGGTTCCCTCATCTCCAACGAATGGATCCTCACCGCTGCCCGTAAGTCTATAAtgtggttttttaaataatcttcCAAAAGTCGAAAAGATTTCCGCGCTagaatttcaaattggaaatttgtttGCCATTTTTAGACTGCGCCGATAACGCCATCTTCTTCAACATTTACTTGGGCTCCCACAACGTTCGTTTGGATGCCGTCGATGAACCCACCCGCGTCGAAGTCAGGTCCACCGAATACACGGTCCACCCCAACTGGGGACCCGTCCGCATTGTCAACGATGTTGCCTTGATCAAACTGCCCGCCCCCATTGAATTCACCCGTAAGAATTCAATTCATTCCCAACGtcattatttaatattttaatttttttttttcacagccGAAATCCAGCCCATCTGCATGGCTCCCACTTCCGAGCCCGACCATGTTGGCGACATCCTCCACATCAGCGGATGGGGCAAACCTTCCGATTGTAAAATCAACTTCTTATTATCTTGAATAATGTAACGAtctaatgaatttaatgatcaCATCAAATGTTTCGTATTCATCAGCTGCCGCCGGCATTTCGCCCGTCTTGCGTGAAGTCGATGTCCCATGCATCTCCAACGCCGAATGCGCTGCCACTTATGGCGCCACCATCACTGATGGCAACATTTGCGTTGACACCACTGGCGGCAAAGGATCTTGCaacgtaatttttaaaaatgagctCAAGTTTCGTTTTTATAGCCTTGTTAATTCAAATGGGTGAAATGTTGATTAGGGTGACTCTGGCGGCCCATTGAGCTACGTCGTCAACGGCGTCCACAACCAGGTCGGAGTTGTCAGCTTCGGCTCTTCCGCCGGATGCGAGGTCGGCCTTCCCGCTGGATTCTCCCGCGTCTCCTACTTCGCTGAGTGGATCTCGTCCGTTACTGGCTTGGTCATCTAAGCTCTCGATTGCTTTGTGCCTATTCAagtccaacatttttttatttcccaatttttttttaacctgaTGTCAAAtccaatgaaaataaaaccgAAAGGAAATTAAAGCCTTAAACGGTTGATTCTCTTTAGTTTATGTTTCAAAATTCTATTATACGTGACTGTTCAGTTTAGCAATAGCAACACACATCggtcaatttaaaattagcTTTGATAAAAGACCCAAAGCAAATAACGATAAGAATTGATAAAATAGGATGATCCCGTTCGACCATGTATTCCGACCCCGAGCGAATCATAATGTGCGTAGTCGTTTCAGAAAGCAAACAATGCTGATAGTGATATCTTTACCTTTtagctttttatttaaaataacacGCACTTAACGGGCCAAGGTAAACCATTTTAGGGCGATTATGGTTGATTTCATGCGCACCTACGTATAAGATCCCATGTGATctttagaattatttttcaaacggATACTGCCAGTCCgttttctgaaatatttttgtgttGGGATTTACGGGGGAATAAAAATCCTTCCGTCTGATCCGAACGAGTTAACTTTCAAAATGGTCTGATGAGAGCTACTATTATAGTAGACCACATTGGGGTAATAGCTACTGTACAGTGTGTATAGCCTAATGCAAATTAGTTACTTATTAGAAttgaaaactttatttttctggcCTAAATGAACCCGGATTTTCGAAGGTTGGCACTTATCAATCTGATAAGTAAACATCAGTACAGCCAACATTGCCAAACCGTGCTGAGAAGGGATGAATAACATGTTACAAGGTTGATCGAACGTATCGCATCAGGATCCCAGTTACATTTCGTACAGCCCATATCGGTATACTTTGGGTTTTCTCCACCTTTCGACGGGTCCGTTTGTCCCGTTTCCCAATCAGACACTAGACACTACGTACGTACATGTGATGTTGCCATACATGTGACCGAGGTCTCCCGAAGTCTCGATCCGCTTTATGAACATTTTTGAGCGCATAAGAATATTGGATCGGACGATAAGGATTTTGATAGCAATCAACCTTCGTTAAGACATTTAGTGGTTCGATGAGGTGTTGTTGACTGTTATCTTTTACGTCATTCGTtctcaccaaaaaaaatttggatcaAATTCCAACGATGGCCTAAGAAGTATAAAAGATGGGAGAGCAAACGTGATGAGATCCATTCGTGTCCTACCTGAATAAACTCAGACTAAACATGAAGGTCCTCGCCATTGTCTTGGTTGCGTTCGTCGTCGCTCAGGTAAGCTAAATCCATTAACTTTGcaattgaatcattttttaaaaattggacgAATTCGAATATACCAGGCGGCTGCCAGGGACTTGTCCAAGTACCAGCCCCGTTCGGTCCTGTTCCCCCGTGCCCCGACCAAGAACACCAACTCCTTCGTCCCAGTTAAGCGTTCCCCAACCGTCGACACCCGCGGtaagatttgaaatttgaaaatgatattTGACTCATTTACATTTGATATTCAAatgcttttatttatttattttttcttccaggtTTCTGTGGCCAGGCTAAATCCGCCAGCCGTATCGTCGGCGGAACTGAGGCCGTCCCCAACTCTCTGCCATGgtaaattgaattcatttttctgcAGATAGTTAATTGCAATCATtgtaatcattttcaattcgaaaGGCAAGTGGCTTTGTTCATCGATGACAAATACTTTTGCGGTGGCTCCCTGATTTCCAACGAGTGGGTCCTTACTGCTGCCCGTAAGTCGAAATTCACTTCCATTAGCGCTTTCAAAAGCAAACTAAATGTTTAATTGATATAGATTGCGCCGAGGGTGCCGTCTTTTTCAACATTCTGTTGGGCTCCCACAACGTCCGTTTGGATGCCGTCGATGAGCCTACCCGCGTTGAGGTCACTTCCTTCGACTACACCGTCCACCCCGAATGGGCTTCCCTCCGCATCCGCAACGACGTCGCCTTGATCAAACTGCCCGCCCCCATTGAATTCACCCGtaagaattcaattaattcCCAACGCCATCCCTTTGATTGTAATTTAacacttttgattttatttctataaaaGCCGAAATCCAGCCCATCTGCATGGCTCCATCCACCGAGCCCGACCATGTTGGCGACATCCTCCACAACAGCGGATGGGGCAAACCTTCCGATGGTATAAGaactttaattcaaatttaactTAATAACCAGCAATAACTAACTCGATGATCTATGCAGCTGCTGCCGGCATCTCTCCCACCTTGAACGAAGTCTACATGCCGTGCATGTCCAACGATGAGTGCGCTGCTTATTTCGGCAGCACCATCCAGCCCGGAAACATTTGCACCGACACCACTGGCGGACACAGCGCTTGCAACGTAATAAcattcttaataataattgatttggcaaaatttctaaaacaaaaatattggtTCAATACAGGGTGACTCTGGCGGCCCATTGAGCTACATAAACGGAGGTGTTTACAACCAGGTCGGTATCGTCAGCTTCGGCTCCTCCGCCGGATGCGAAGTCGGCTACCCCGCCGCCTACACCCGCGTTTCCTACTACGCCGACTGGATCTCGTCCGTCACTGGCTTGGTCATCTAAAATCTAAACCACCGAGACCTGAAATCAATTCTAGCctaatcttctttttgttttaaatccaattgctattaaaaaataatacagtCGTTAAAAAACTGAAATGGAAATTTCGCATTCAATTATatgaattaaattcaaaagacGGAAGAATGTGACGATCCGTTGTGGGTGACTGGAAATTGATTGATCGAATCAGACGAAAGTTTGGAAAGTACACGACGGCGGTTGTTACCACCACAACCTTAATAGCCTTTGTGCCACATTTGCATATTTCCCTGGATGCATGCTGATTCAACGTTGCCACCGGGAGACGGTTACGTCACTCGGTTAAGCTTTCAACCTGTGCGCAACGGAACTTGAGCAGCAAGTGTATTTAAGAAAGAGTGCGCCAGGAAGTTGGGGATCGATTCGTGTCTGCGACGTGTCTGTGTCACCATCATGAATGTTTCTGCTGctgttttcttattattagttGCGATGGTTTTCGACCAGGTATTATTTTACCAACTGTCAAGTGAAAATGtgataaattcaattcaaattttggctATTTGCATTTCTCAAAGGCAGCAGCTAGGGATTTGGCCAGGTACAAACCCAGAGGTGTGTTGTTTCCCCGCCCTCCTTCGAGGAATAAAAAACCAATCTTCCCAGTTAAACACACCGCTACAATCAATACCCGAAGTAAAgatcaaattgaattcaattaatttttgtaataatttatCATTTACATATTTGTCACAGGTTTCTGCGGGCGGGAAAATAGCACAAACAGTCGAATAGTAGGTGGTACAGTTGCTGAACCTCATTCCCTGCCATGGTAATTAAAttcgaatcaaaaaatttaaaattaacatttGTGATGTTGTTTGTACTAATATTGTGCGATTCCAATCGCAAATTAGGCAAGTGGCTTTATTCGTTGATGACAGATTTTTCTGCGGTGGTTCCCTGATTTCTAACGAGTGGATTCTCACCGCTGCCCGTAAGTCAAAACCGAAATAAGAGCAGTGGCCagctttctcatttttcttttatttcttgatatTATCAGACTGTGCCGAAGACGCTGGCTTTTTCGACATATTGCTGGGCTCTCACAACGTTCGACTGAATGCCACCGAGGAGCCCAGTCGCTTCGAGATCAGATCGAACGTGTCCATCGTTCATCCTGGATGGTCCTCCTTTCGTTTCATGAACGACATCGCCTTGGTCAAGATCCCGCAGCCGATTAAATTTACGCGTATTTTATAGAAACTGATCAATTATAACCTCGAACGATTTTGTGAATATGTTTTGATCAATTTTGGCAGCTGAAATTCAACCAGTTTGCCTGGCTCCACCTTCCGAGCCCGATCACGTCGACGATATTCTTCACGTCAGCGGATGGGGCAGACATTCTGAATGCAagtcaaacattttcatttttcttattcaaatttcccgcctccattgaaatgacatttcattGTTGTAACACTTTTCAGTGACTCCCGGAATTTCCCAAGTCCTCCGAGAAATCGACGTCCCGTGCATCTCCAATGAGGAATGCGCATTGACTTACGGCGAAACTATCA
This region includes:
- the LOC124336365 gene encoding brachyurin-like, producing MNVSAAVFLLLVAMVFDQAAARDLARYKPRGVLFPRPPSRNKKPIFPVKHTATINTRSFCGRENSTNSRIVGGTVAEPHSLPWQVALFVDDRFFCGGSLISNEWILTAAHCAEDAGFFDILLGSHNVRLNATEEPSRFEIRSNVSIVHPGWSSFRFMNDIALVKIPQPIKFTPEIQPVCLAPPSEPDHVDDILHVSGWGRHSELTPGISQVLREIDVPCISNEECALTYGETITDGIICISTAGGRGSCNGDSGGPLTFVNDGIHNQVGVVSFGSSQGCDKNLPAGFSRVSFYAEWISSITGLII
- the LOC124336370 gene encoding brachyurin-like yields the protein MKVFAIVFVAIAVAQASGLDLSKYQPRSVLYPRAPVENANRWVPPKVAPTVDTRGFCGQVQSDPSRIVGGTEAVPHSAPWQVAIFIDGQYFCGGSLISNEWILTAAHCADNAIFFNIYLGSHNVRLDAVDEPTRVEVRSTEYTVHPNWGPVRIVNDVALIKLPAPIEFTPEIQPICMAPTSEPDHVGDILHISGWGKPSDSAAGISPVLREVDVPCISNAECAATYGATITDGNICVDTTGGKGSCNGDSGGPLSYVVNGVHNQVGVVSFGSSAGCEVGLPAGFSRVSYFAEWISSVTGLVI
- the LOC124336371 gene encoding brachyurin-like produces the protein MKVLAIVLVAFVVAQAAARDLSKYQPRSVLFPRAPTKNTNSFVPVKRSPTVDTRGFCGQAKSASRIVGGTEAVPNSLPWQVALFIDDKYFCGGSLISNEWVLTAAHCAEGAVFFNILLGSHNVRLDAVDEPTRVEVTSFDYTVHPEWASLRIRNDVALIKLPAPIEFTPEIQPICMAPSTEPDHVGDILHNSGWGKPSDAAAGISPTLNEVYMPCMSNDECAAYFGSTIQPGNICTDTTGGHSACNGDSGGPLSYINGGVYNQVGIVSFGSSAGCEVGYPAAYTRVSYYADWISSVTGLVI